ACTCACATCTCACTCCACAGAACACCGACTTAACGCAAACTAGGTTTAAAGAAGCCAAATGAGCTAAGGGCTAGTTCAGTTAGCTTTAGTTCATTTAGCTTTAGTTACCTGCTGGCTAGTTAACCTTGCTGACTAACGGGATAATAAACAATACCATGACAAACGAGTATTTCCTCAAATCAATAATTTCAGTACTTACAATGTTTAACGTGTTTAGACAAAGTTTCGGCCAAGTTTTGAATTAACTTCTTGCTCATTGCCGACATCGCTGATGCTTTGAAAGCGCAGACGGTGCTGTTGTCATAGAAACCTCAAGCCAAGCGCACGTGCCGGAAGAATCGCGGGAACCTCGATAGACCGTCACTGAAGAGCTGTCGTGTCTACCATTTTTATTTGGATTTTGGTGTACCAAAAGCTTGCGTTAATTAAAGACCTGAGAGTATGGAAAGACTACATTTGTTCACAAATTAATTCGACAATTAATCATTAGTGACAAAATTTACTGTGTCGAGAAaatgtttaagaaaattagaaacAGTTTAGCAGGTGAAAACACAAGCCCAAAATACATGTTCAGACAAACTCATTACTAGGCCTCAGGGAGCCAGCATTGATATATGAAACGATTCATCTGGACTGATACATTGGTTTCAGGCATTATCTTTATGTAGACAGTAGCTATACACATAGAAAAATAGTAGCAACATCATCCAGTGTGAATctacacacactgctctcactGGAGATGTGAAGGAAGAATCTCTCAGCAATATAGCAAATATCTGATGGCAAGCTTGTGGATTTAAATGCATTACAAGGATAAATGCAGTTTTCTTATTCATTTGtgaatattaaatattttcCTATTGATTGAGCGTGGATTTCAAAGGAGCAAAGCCTTTGTGTGGGGACGAGCAGGGACACTTAAAAAGTTTTTCTTCTTGCACTGGGAGAATGTAGGGTTACAGTCGTAGCCGTATTCACAGCAGTGTTTCCCATCTTTACAACATTGACCCTTCAAAAGAGAACACAGAGCAATGGAAGACAACACAAACCAAAAACAATGCCACTCGAAACAAGCAAGCTTAACAGTACATACCACCATACCATTATATGGTCCCCTAAATATATACCATATATAGTTATTGCTCTATAAATCAGTTTATAGAGAATATTCATATGAATGAGAAGTTTACCAGAGGATATGGGCAACATCCCCACTGGCCGGTTGGTGCCTTGCAGCAGGTGTGCCCAGCAGGACAGTAGAAGCGACTGCTACACCGTATGACCCCAGCCTGCATTAGATGTAATAATGAGAAATCAATTCAATGTACAGATGGAAAAAATTGTTAAAATGTGCTTGCTTCTATAATGCACATTGCAATACAATAATTTGTACGGATTGAAATACGGATTTCAGATTAAGGATGCCTGCACCCAAATGTAGCAGAAACTAACAGTGTACACTAACAGGCTAACAGTCAATTCCCTGACCGTTGATGTCAatgaattatttttaaaaaatttatttaaaaagaaaatTAGTACATGGTGTATGTAAGAATCATTAAAAGTGTTCTCAGAAATGTAAACATGTACTATCTTGGACTAGAACATCCATACTGGGCTCTTCTGGACATGTTTTCCATCACTAAATTAGTAAATATTGAGCTTTGAAATCCATTTGATTTGTTTTACAGATtaaattgtttgtttgtttcataaAGCCAAAATCAGTTTCTGTTAGGATGTGCAATATAATTTCCTTCCTTCAAAACAAGGGGTTATGCCACGATTTCAAAATATCCAGTAATCACCACCCACTGGTAGTTGGCAGTCATTTAGAGGTGGTACAATTACCACCAAACGTCAGTGTTGCCATGGGTACAATGTTACCAGACACTGACATACACACTGTGAATCGTGCATACAAAAATACTTTGTAAAATCAATTAAATTAACTGGATCATAGGGGTCAGTAGACCAGAAATTGCCTACAGACTTTAcctgaggtgagagagagattttctTGGGCTTTTCAGCTGGTATCTGAAGGGACGAGGGGAATCTGTACCATGGTACTCCATTTTTCACACAGTTCTTTGTCTCCGGGTCACAGCGATAGTCTTGTGGACAACAGTGGGCCTTATCTAAACAACAGACAGCCTAAAAGAAGACATTCATTACTTTTTAATTAGCATTTACTTACAACATATTGACACAGTTCCACATAGAATGTTTGAGTTCAGGCGATTTCAGGTGACGCCTCAGGCTACCACAGTGTAGTACAGTGTAGTAAAGTCCTCTTCATTTTGTTACATGCTCTTTTGAACAGATCCCTTCACACCTATCTGAGCATCACCACATTTTTTACTACACTCCAGAGTACTTGTGAGACAGTGTAATGTACCCTTACAGAGGGATACGGGCAGCAGGCATATCCTGTATTAGTTAAACAGCATGTATTTCTCTCCTGACATTGTCTTCCATCAGGACAGTGCACAGCGCTGGTGACCAGCCCTGCCATGAGCAACAATATCATGACAGTCATCTGGAGGGAAGAAAAACACAAAACCAAAGATTTGACAAGCACTACAGGACGAAAAGTCATGTGCTGTGAATCTCCTTTTCATTCTAAACAGTTATACCATCAAATACTCGGGAACTATTGATAtagaacacacgcacacctgaGTGACGATACGGCATAGCTGTACACACCCTCACAAGAACATCGCCTGCATTACAGCTGGAAGGGGAGACTAGATGAACGCTTGCCTTCACTGGTGCCATCGCCTCGGCCGTGTACAGCACTGGCATGGACAGCTCGGTCCAGTAGAAGGTTCAGGTCTTGAGGAAGGTAGCCCTCGGTTTTCATGGCGATGCCTTCCAGATCAAGGCCTGAACAGTCTTCAGGTGTGATGTTCTTACTGTTCATCAGAGATCTAAGGATGTCCACTCTCTGGACCTGAATACCCCACCATACAGATTTCATGTAGCTACATACAAAAACTAAACAACTTAGCAAATAATGCAAAACTTTATTTTGAATATAATTAAGTCTCAAGTCATCAAAGACACAACTGCAGCCTCATTTCTTGAtcttaagaaaaataaaaagcaaacaaacaacaaaaaaacagtaAACCCATATGGTCATATGTCAACACAAAGTACGATCAAGAATGTAAGCAGCTTTGTGACCTGGTCTGGTGTGGGGAGCTTTGTGAGCTGACCTGGTCTGGTGTGGGGATCTTTGTGAGCTGACCTGGTCTGGTGTAGGGATCTTTGTGAGCTGACCTGGTCTGGTGTGGGGATCTTTGTGAGCTGACCTGGTCTGGTGTGGAGATCTTTGTGAGCTGACCTGGTCTGGTGTGGAGATCTTTGTGAGCTGACCTGGTCTGGTGTGGGGATCTTGCAGAAGCTCTGAAAGAAGTGGGAGCCCTGCACTTGCGTCAGCGTTGGGTGAAGAGACTGCTCAGTCTGTGCCGTGACCAGCAGAGCTACAAGACTGCATCGCACCACCGCCTCGTCCACCAAGTCCATCAGGCCTGTgcaacacacccagacacacgaGGCCTCAGTCAGACCACAGCGCTCCAACGATTGAACCCATTAGTGGAAGTGGGTGAGGGGTCCCCTACCCTGCGCGATGTGCAGACGCAGTACAGCCTCCTGGCCCTGCTCTTGCTCGGCCGTGGCGGCTGCCCCCGTCACTTCATCCAGGTCATCCAGAAGGACCACAGAAGGCTGCCTCCACATTGCCTGCTCAAAAACCTCCCCCAGCCTCTGCCTCACCGTGTCCGCACGTTTGCCTGAAATACGTAGAACGCCGTAAGCCCTGAGCATTGAAGTTTGCTCCTCGCGTGTGCTAGGACAGAAAAGCAGGACGCACGAATGTTCGTGGTACCTTTGAGCTTCCTGCAGTCCAGCACCTCGACGTGGGCGTCCATCTCCTCCGCTGCCTTCCTACAGAGAGCCCTGGAGAGAGTAGTCTTTCCACTGCCCTTTAAACCGCCACAAGAGATCAGTCATACCATTAGTCACTCAAATAGTACGTACcgaaacataaaaacaacaaaaaacatggTGTCACTACAAGCACGAGTCTAGTGTCACATGGTCACCTTGGCTCCTGAGATGAGAAGGGCCCCACTCCGGAGGCCAGGGCCCATGGACACGAGCTCCCAGCAGAGGGGGCCTCTCATCAGACTGTGGGAGATGTGCTCCATAGCAGTAGCAAccgcctcctccacccctctggcCAGGGGCCCGCAATGCACAAAAGGCACACCCATCAAGAACTCCACATATGTGGGACATCGTTTGCCCTGGTGCTCATTTGTCTGCCTTCGCCACTGTCCCCCACTTCTCCCAATTCAAGTTTATAACATTTGTGTTCACTTTCGATAAATACCTTAATAACCTTAGCAAAAGTTTATGTGCATTTTTTGTAGGGTTTCTGTGGTTTTTACAGTTGTGAAAGTAGTTCAGACAATACTTGTGACTTACCCAAGAGAACTCAGGGAGGGAGAGTCAGCGAGAGGCGATTCATCACCAGAGCGTCCTGCAGTCGTGGGGTCTAAAGGCGCACACTCCTTCATTACCTATCTCCAAACAACACATATGGAATGTAAACAGGAATATGCAGAGAAAGCATataggaataaaaaaaaaaaagatgcagAGAATTCAGGTTTTCCATTCATTGATGCATCACGGTACCTGGATGTCTGCCTTGTAGAGCACACCAGTAGATAAGAGGAAGAGCTTATCCTTGGTCTGGGAATCAGGTTCAGGCTTCTGTACCGTCAAGATGAATTCAGATTTTCCTGAGGTGAAAACAGTACCAGATGGGTGGTAAAGAAAGAGCGTAGTTTATCCTGGCTTTGGGCTCTGCACTTTGGTATTAATGGTGGCAACGTCAGATTAAAAAGCTTCTTTATTTATGGTAATCTGATATCATTTGAAGATGGTAAAAATGAAACAGGCAGCCTCACACGCTACGTATCCTGCTACAGGATAAAAAATGAATGGCCTGatattctctgaaatgaaaagCAAGCTTTTTTATTTTCCCCCCTTTTGAGTTATTGAAAGTTGTTGATTTTGGTGTCAAAACAAAGATGGATCCAGGTAAGAACCTACCTTCAGAGCACTGCAGGAGGACGGTGCTCGTCTGCGCGGTCAGACACGCCAACGGCTGGTGACTCCGAGCATGCAGCCAACCGAGGAAGGCAGAACGaacatcctcctctccctcactctcagccTGCAGAGAGACAAAACCAAAACAGGAAGGCACCTTGTTTCAATTCCAGACTAAAATGAACATCTCACAGCTACTACATCAGTAAAAACCTGGTATATGCTTCCGAGAGGTAGAGGAAAGAAAGATTCACTCACTAATGGCTGTAGTGGCTGGAGTGAAATAGCCAGTGCCACCTCTGGGATACATTTCACAGGACAGACTTTCACAGCAGAATGTGGGTCCACGCCCAACCTTGTACGTAACACGCTCGGAATCTGGATTAAGAACAGAAGGACCATCACAGCTGAAACACTGTTGAGTTGTTACGATTTTGCTGTAGAATCATCTTCTGAGTCTGATCCAAGATAAGAAGTTGCCACTTTAAAGTTCTCACCCAAACTTTCCCGCAGTAGATTTCTCCCATTCTGAAGGACCTTTGATCCACTTGCAGTTTCTCTACATTATGGCAAAGTATCCTGACCACCACAGGCTCCTCCCTGGGGGTTTCTGCATCTTTTTCAGTCTGAGAGTCGTTTCCACCCTTTCTCCTCTCTGCTGCTTGCTTGGCTTGCTCCCTCACTTCTTTAGGAGAGTAGATTTTAGAGAGTCTACCATAGGTTAAGACCGCCTGTCCAGTACTCCAATGGTCACGTTCCAGATGGTCCCATGGTAACAGGTGAACATCTCCATAACTTGAGTCCAGGTGGCTGATAGCCCCTGGTGGAGATCCACAAACTCGAAGAATACAGTCCTGGAAGATGGCAGGTATGGTAGGGACTTCTGGAATCTCTTTCACGGGTTCAAATCTGCCTGGGAACATGTATCTCACCAGACCCCTCAGATCAGCTACTCCACCCCAGTGGCCTGCCCGATTGTTAAAGGACTCATGGAGAGAGTCTGTTGTTATGGAGGAGGTGGATGTGAGGTCACAGTTCTGCTCCCTCTGCTGGACTGGGCTGCTTGGATCTGGACCCACTGTGGTCACGTGGGGAATCTGTTTGCCTCCACGTGGAAACTTGGGGGAGACCACCAGTTCAGTGTACCGCTCCAAACGGCCATATGGCACAGACGGCGACAGGGAGACTACATGGATAAGACAGACAAATCTTCAGTTTGTACTTCAGAGATTAAGATCACTGCTTTATTTCAAAGGTCTGGGGATACTAACTTATCTTGATGTAGATGACAGTGCGTTGGTCAACCCATACGGGGAACACCCCATCACTGAATACTATTCGGATCTGGTCTAAAAGGTGCTGCTCCAAACTGGTGCTATGAAGCTCCTGGAAACAAAACCAGTAAATTAAAGCTTCTAGGTAAGAAACTACAATGTACAAGGTAAGATACATATAGATATTAAACACTGTAGTAAAGTACGCTAGATTTTCAGACATATggtgttttggacagaggtccttcatcagctgtgcaagcaaagtgcttctgaattaatGGGAACTAAGAGGAGCCAGTTTGTATATTAAAAgtacatatatgtatgtatacgtgtgtgtattttttatgCACTTTGCTTCTACAGCAAACTGGGGCTTACCAATATCTCCCAGTCATCTGAGGAGAGAGGCTCTACAAACACTTGGTGAACCGGCTGCACCTGATGACATGGTCGCAGGGATCCCTGAAACAGGTCAAGCAGCAGatcactccttcactcccacAACCAGTAACAACGCTCATGACAAACGTCTCCAAACTTCTGGCTAGCACGTTAACACGCCAAGTCACCTGCTTCCCTTCCTGAAAGCCCAGTGTCTCCCCCAACTGTCTGCTCAGCTCAACTCTGTGCTCCTGGGATGATGTCCGGCCCTTTGTCCAGCTGAGGAACACGGGTCTCTCGAGTCCACACGAGAGCTCCAGAACCTGGTTCTACAGATGACAACAGAATTAGATGGAGTTGAGCATGCTAAGAACTCACACTAGATATTAAACACGCACCTCCTGCAGACAGAGCTGAGTGACTACGTTTGCAGACAAGTGCAGAAAGCAGTTTTTAGAGTTGTTAAAGGCCAGAGTAATTGGTTGTACGCCATAGCTCCCCAGCATTGCATGTGACAGAAAGAAACCTCGCTACTTCGGGATAATTACGCCAAGTATCTAGCTAGCTAATGTTAGCCTGTGTGTAAGACACATGCTAGACATGTCAGTGGTCTATGGCAAACACGACCACTCGAGCTGCCGAGTACTCGATCAACGGTTCCTCAATCATGTAGCAGATTTTGAAGAGTCCATTTTTCGCtggataaatatatatattgttagaCTGTTGCGACCAAAATATGTACTTATAAAATTATATGGCAATTAAGTGTAAAGCTCAGTTGTACAaacatcatcaacaacaaaacgTCTGCAGCTCACGGCCAAAGTATAGGGAGGGAAGGAAACCAAAAGCTGTCAAagtttaatttcttcttttttatcGTAAACCTACAAAAAAGTTATCTGGATTTACTAGAATCGTCTGTACATTAGCTGCGGTGGCGTGCTAGCTAATGAGGCAAACATCACCGACATTAATATCTACATATTTGTATTCCTGCGGTTAGAAGACTTTTTAAAATCACGTGTCAATTGTGTTTTGTCCTGCTTTTGTTTAGGTTTACACAATTAACCTGGAGTCTCGGTTTTTATTGGTGCAAGGAGTACCTGCTATTGGTGTGATGGCTGAGCTGGTACAACTGTTTGCTCTTTATGGAGTCATTGAAGAATACAGACCACTTGATGAATACCCAGCAGAACAGTTCACTGAAGTTTACCTGCTCAAATTCCAAAAGCTTACAAGTGCAAGGTAAATAATATGACAAATAACACAGCTGGGattgttttattaaaaaatatataacaagGTGTATTGTTCTAATCAGGGCAGCCAAACGCAACACTGATGAGAAAAGCTTCTTTGGAGGGCTGCTTCATGTGTGCTATGCACCTGAATATGAGACTGTAGAAGACACAAGAAAGAAGTTACAAGACCGGAGGAGATATGTGAACAGGGCAACTAAAAAAACAGGTAGGATTCTCATAGTTTGTTTGGGATCTAATTACATTTTGAAGTTATGTGACCAATTTCTTGAAAATATGTAATGTCCCATTTATTACAGACAAGCAATCTCACCAAGAACAATCCACAAATACAACAAATTCTGCATGTGAAGAGGCACACGTATTGTCTGCTTCTGAATCTGAAAGTTCTCAGAGAATCCAAGGAGAGGTCTCTAGTTTTGACACTTATTCTGAATTTCCACTGTTGCCCTTACCACCCCAGCATGATGCCCCTAAGCAATATTTCTCTTCTAAAGAATCAGTTAAATCTCAACGCCTACTAGTAAAAAAATTACCTACAGAGGATAAGATGGGATCTCTACATAGTTTCATCCCTGGCACAGACCTTTACAAACAGAACTCACACAAGCCAAATCTGGCATCCCATGGCTGTGATGGAGTGACGGGCAAAGAAAAACAAGTTCCATCAGTCACTGCACCAAGGCTTATACCAAGGACAGCACATTTGGAGAACAGGAAGAGGAAAATGGAGGAAAGTCTGGACTTAATGGGTATAGCAGACAAGAATGCACCCCTGTATGGACCCAAACTTCCAGAACCACCAAAGATGGATATGGAAGATGATTCATTAAACataactgctaatttaattAGGCAAACAATGACAAAGGTTGGTATTGTGATTTTATTAGTTGTTATATGAATGTGACATAAATCGTAAATGTTTTGGTGCAATGGTTAATATAAAGTCtttgaaattgttttttttttttccttttaaggTTGCATCAGATCCCCCTCAGAGTAGAACCACCACCACAAAGCCAcggctgtcacgttgaggaccccggcccctcccttttgggcgtgtgtcaacgtagtccacgtgctttgtctgcgtcagtgtatatacgtgggtagggttttgttgtgtgattaataagtctca
This Brachyhypopomus gauderio isolate BG-103 chromosome 6, BGAUD_0.2, whole genome shotgun sequence DNA region includes the following protein-coding sequences:
- the LOC143516873 gene encoding peroxisomal ATPase PEX1-like isoform X2; this translates as MLGSYGVQPITLAFNNSKNCFLHLSANVVTQLCLQENQVLELSCGLERPVFLSWTKGRTSSQEHRVELSRQLGETLGFQEGKQGSLRPCHQVQPVHQVFVEPLSSDDWEILELHSTSLEQHLLDQIRIVFSDGVFPVWVDQRTVIYIKIISLSPSVPYGRLERYTELVVSPKFPRGGKQIPHVTTVGPDPSSPVQQREQNCDLTSTSSITTDSLHESFNNRAGHWGGVADLRGLVRYMFPGRFEPVKEIPEVPTIPAIFQDCILRVCGSPPGAISHLDSSYGDVHLLPWDHLERDHWSTGQAVLTYGRLSKIYSPKEVREQAKQAAERRKGGNDSQTEKDAETPREEPVVVRILCHNVEKLQVDQRSFRMGEIYCGKVWIPSVLRTRLGVDPHSAVKVCPVKCIPEVALAISLQPLQPLAESEGEEDVRSAFLGWLHARSHQPLACLTAQTSTVLLQCSEGKSEFILTVQKPEPDSQTKDKLFLLSTGVLYKADIQVMKECAPLDPTTAGRSGDESPLADSPSLSSLGGVEEAVATAMEHISHSLMRGPLCWELVSMGPGLRSGALLISGAKGSGKTTLSRALCRKAAEEMDAHVEVLDCRKLKGKRADTVRQRLGEVFEQAMWRQPSVVLLDDLDEVTGAAATAEQEQGQEAVLRLHIAQGLMDLVDEAVVRCSLVALLVTAQTEQSLHPTLTQVQGSHFFQSFCKIPTPDQVQRVDILRSLMNSKNITPEDCSGLDLEGIAMKTEGYLPQDLNLLLDRAVHASAVHGRGDGTSEGCLLFR
- the LOC143516873 gene encoding peroxisomal ATPase PEX1-like isoform X1, whose product is MLGSYGVQPITLAFNNSKNCFLHLSANVVTQLCLQENQVLELSCGLERPVFLSWTKGRTSSQEHRVELSRQLGETLGFQEGKQGSLRPCHQVQPVHQVFVEPLSSDDWEILELHSTSLEQHLLDQIRIVFSDGVFPVWVDQRTVIYIKIISLSPSVPYGRLERYTELVVSPKFPRGGKQIPHVTTVGPDPSSPVQQREQNCDLTSTSSITTDSLHESFNNRAGHWGGVADLRGLVRYMFPGRFEPVKEIPEVPTIPAIFQDCILRVCGSPPGAISHLDSSYGDVHLLPWDHLERDHWSTGQAVLTYGRLSKIYSPKEVREQAKQAAERRKGGNDSQTEKDAETPREEPVVVRILCHNVEKLQVDQRSFRMGEIYCGKVWIPSVLRTRLGVDPHSAVKVCPVKCIPEVALAISLQPLQPLAESEGEEDVRSAFLGWLHARSHQPLACLTAQTSTVLLQCSEGKSEFILTVQKPEPDSQTKDKLFLLSTGVLYKADIQVMKECAPLDPTTAGRSGDESPLADSPSLSSLGGVEEAVATAMEHISHSLMRGPLCWELVSMGPGLRSGALLISGAKGSGKTTLSRALCRKAAEEMDAHVEVLDCRKLKGKRADTVRQRLGEVFEQAMWRQPSVVLLDDLDEVTGAAATAEQEQGQEAVLRLHIAQGLMDLVDEAVVRCSLVALLVTAQTEQSLHPTLTQVQGSHFFQSFCKIPTPDQVQRVDILRSLMNSKNITPEDCSGLDLEGIAMKTEGYLPQDLNLLLDRAVHASAVHGRGDGTSEDDCHDIVAHGRAGHQRCALS
- the LOC143516348 gene encoding RNA-binding protein 48-like, yielding MAIKCKAQLYKHHQQQNVCSSRPKYREGRKPKAVKVYTINLESRFLLVQGVPAIGVMAELVQLFALYGVIEEYRPLDEYPAEQFTEVYLLKFQKLTSARAAKRNTDEKSFFGGLLHVCYAPEYETVEDTRKKLQDRRRYVNRATKKTDKQSHQEQSTNTTNSACEEAHVLSASESESSQRIQGEVSSFDTYSEFPLLPLPPQHDAPKQYFSSKESVKSQRLLVKKLPTEDKMGSLHSFIPGTDLYKQNSHKPNLASHGCDGVTGKEKQVPSVTAPRLIPRTAHLENRKRKMEESLDLMGIADKNAPLYGPKLPEPPKMDMEDDSLNITANLIRQTMTKVASDPPQSRTTTTKPRLSR